One stretch of Nocardia mangyaensis DNA includes these proteins:
- a CDS encoding protein kinase domain-containing protein: MTIQPLGPGDPERIGRYRLLGALEPTVGFRPILAAAPDDSLVVVHQAQPEMLDEPDFRIRLRHSAIAGMRVSGASNTTVLDVDADEERPWLASAFVPGIRLDRAIQTCGPLPVPAVRALAAALATALRAVHAAGLVHQRVRADSVLLTRDSGCLGEIGITPAAGPAPTGTATVLGTPEFLSPEQALGLQLTPAADVFALGSVLAFAAGGFAPFTAPSVPYILFNIAQRDPDLSRVPEPLRELIAACLRKEPGARPTPAQILDYLGGPPSGPAPWPADLVADIDSRRQHVSALLAALPPVVAADPVPARPLPEVAAAAMARVRAWTMDHWQRSGPRARRGLGAGLAALLLLVTTGVVLLARASGEPTPVTGLALAELRRIDACPWLDTVMGDTVPVVPTPLPRDAWELTPTPSWGCRAVAGKNTIELTLGKEMEYLTAHQSIVDDIPIIHGTPHGCVRVIASPGGEHEAGLVLDYTQYGDETNCGTADHLIAEFARTLTSAPRAADRGDSLAALDPCALLDRDNVAQRIGAVPKAPTIADAHTCEWTGEVDLTLDLLRTSTLTSGDEVITTTVDGFRVFLDQGRSNAICTRAALAPGSDEETIEIQISGIPDDRRDEYCAVAVAVLRDVVTKLPAS, translated from the coding sequence ATGACGATCCAACCGCTGGGCCCCGGTGATCCCGAACGTATCGGCCGCTATCGGCTGCTCGGTGCGCTGGAGCCGACCGTGGGATTCCGGCCGATCCTCGCCGCCGCCCCGGACGATTCCCTGGTGGTCGTACATCAGGCTCAGCCGGAGATGCTCGATGAACCGGACTTTCGAATCCGGCTGCGGCACAGTGCTATCGCTGGCATGCGGGTATCGGGCGCGTCGAACACCACCGTGCTCGATGTCGATGCCGACGAGGAAAGGCCCTGGCTGGCATCGGCGTTCGTGCCCGGCATCCGACTCGATCGAGCGATCCAGACCTGCGGACCACTGCCCGTGCCCGCTGTCCGGGCGCTCGCCGCCGCCCTGGCGACGGCCCTGCGAGCGGTGCACGCCGCGGGTCTGGTGCACCAGCGAGTGCGCGCCGATTCCGTCCTGTTGACAAGGGACAGTGGATGTCTCGGTGAGATCGGCATCACCCCGGCGGCCGGCCCCGCGCCGACCGGAACCGCGACAGTTCTCGGCACCCCGGAGTTCCTTTCGCCGGAACAGGCACTCGGCCTGCAACTCACCCCGGCGGCCGACGTGTTCGCCCTCGGCTCGGTACTGGCCTTCGCCGCGGGCGGCTTCGCCCCGTTCACCGCCCCGTCGGTGCCCTACATCCTGTTCAACATCGCCCAGCGCGATCCCGACCTGAGCCGCGTGCCAGAGCCGCTGCGCGAGTTGATCGCCGCATGCCTGCGCAAGGAGCCGGGCGCGCGCCCGACCCCGGCACAGATCTTGGACTACCTCGGCGGCCCGCCGAGCGGCCCGGCGCCCTGGCCCGCCGACCTCGTCGCCGACATCGACAGCCGCCGACAGCACGTGTCAGCACTGCTGGCCGCACTGCCACCGGTGGTCGCAGCGGACCCGGTGCCCGCGCGCCCACTTCCCGAAGTTGCCGCCGCGGCGATGGCGAGAGTTCGCGCGTGGACGATGGACCACTGGCAGCGAAGCGGCCCGCGGGCCCGGCGCGGACTGGGCGCGGGTCTCGCCGCGCTGCTGCTGCTCGTCACCACGGGCGTCGTCCTGCTCGCCCGTGCCTCCGGCGAACCCACCCCCGTGACCGGTCTCGCCCTCGCCGAGCTGCGCCGCATCGACGCCTGTCCCTGGCTCGACACGGTCATGGGCGACACGGTCCCGGTCGTACCGACCCCATTGCCCAGGGACGCCTGGGAGCTGACGCCGACCCCCAGCTGGGGTTGCCGGGCCGTGGCGGGCAAGAACACCATCGAGCTGACACTCGGTAAGGAGATGGAGTACCTGACCGCACACCAGAGCATCGTCGACGACATCCCGATCATTCATGGCACTCCGCACGGCTGTGTCCGGGTGATCGCGAGCCCGGGCGGGGAACACGAGGCCGGCCTGGTCCTCGACTACACCCAGTACGGCGACGAGACGAACTGCGGCACCGCCGATCACCTGATCGCCGAGTTCGCCCGAACGCTGACGAGCGCACCGCGCGCGGCCGACCGAGGCGACTCCTTGGCCGCCCTCGATCCCTGCGCACTTCTCGATCGCGACAATGTGGCGCAGCGAATCGGCGCCGTGCCGAAGGCACCGACCATCGCAGATGCTCACACCTGCGAGTGGACCGGCGAGGTGGATCTCACTCTCGATCTGCTCCGTACCAGCACGCTCACCAGCGGCGACGAAGTGATCACCACCACCGTTGACGGCTTCCGCGTCTTCCTCGACCAGGGCAGATCGAATGCCATCTGCACCAGAGCCGCCCTCGCACCTGGCTCCGACGAGGAGACGATCGAGATCCAGATATCGGGCATCCCCGATGACCGACGCGACGAGTACTGCGCCGTCGCGGTCGCGGTGCTGCGCGATGTGGTGACAAAGCTGCCCGCGAGCTGA
- a CDS encoding lysophospholipid acyltransferase family protein — protein sequence MEPVYRSIIGLARTVFFLEGLKFTVKGAENIPASGGAVVAINHTGYMDFTYAGLPARTPGRYIRFMAKQEVFDNAISGPIMRTLKHIPVDRTAGADSYKSAVKYLRDGELVGVYPEATISRSFEIKEFKSGAARMALEAEVPIIPIVIWGAQRVWTKGFPKRLGRTNTPISIAVGAPIKPYEPAADLTAELRTTMQRLLAELQETYDHEPGAYWVPKRLGGSAPSLEEATALDDAEAAERLARKTAKNEEPDV from the coding sequence GTGGAACCCGTCTACCGGTCGATCATCGGCCTGGCCCGAACCGTCTTCTTCCTCGAAGGTCTGAAGTTCACCGTCAAGGGCGCGGAGAACATTCCCGCCTCCGGTGGTGCCGTGGTGGCGATCAACCACACCGGCTACATGGACTTCACCTACGCGGGACTGCCCGCGCGCACCCCTGGTCGCTACATCAGGTTCATGGCCAAACAGGAGGTGTTCGACAACGCCATCTCCGGCCCGATCATGCGCACCCTCAAACACATTCCGGTCGACCGCACGGCGGGCGCCGACTCCTACAAATCAGCGGTGAAATACCTGCGCGACGGCGAGCTCGTCGGCGTCTACCCCGAGGCCACCATCAGCCGCAGCTTCGAGATCAAGGAATTCAAGTCGGGCGCGGCCCGGATGGCGCTGGAAGCCGAGGTCCCGATCATCCCGATCGTCATCTGGGGTGCCCAGCGGGTGTGGACCAAGGGTTTCCCCAAGCGCCTCGGCCGCACCAATACCCCCATCTCGATCGCCGTCGGCGCTCCCATCAAGCCCTACGAACCCGCCGCCGACCTCACCGCCGAGCTCCGCACCACCATGCAGCGATTACTCGCCGAACTGCAGGAAACCTACGACCACGAGCCCGGCGCCTACTGGGTCCCCAAGCGCCTCGGCGGCAGCGCGCCCTCCCTGGAGGAGGCCACCGCCCTCGACGACGCCGAAGCCGCCGAACGCCTCGCCCGCAAAACCGCGAAAAACGAGGAACCGGACGTCTGA
- a CDS encoding Rieske 2Fe-2S domain-containing protein, whose product MQITSVGHAGFHIRTTAGTILCDPWVNPAYFASWFPFPDNTQLDWESLGDVDYLYVSHLHRDHFDAAHLRKYVNKDATILLPDYPVPDLRRELEALGFTTFFETQDSVKHTVTGPKGSLDIMIVALRAPADGPIGDSGILVSDGETTCFNMNDARPVDMDVIHDAFGDIDIHLLQYSGAIWYPAVYDIPARTKANFGKQKRQRGMDRARSYIEQVGATWVVPSAGPPVFLDEELRYLNDDRGDEGNIFPDQMVFLEQMEIHGNAGGILMIPGSVADVRGKDLDLAHPFDPDRIYGDKAAYIAEMAERFAPVLAAEKATWETGEGSLLEPLRELFEPIMKQSALISDGIGYPVGLVIGEETVVLDFPHRTVRAPIEGEGRYRYGFRIAPELVRTVLRDNEPDWVNTIFLSTRFQAWRIGGYNEFLYTFFKCLTDERIAYADGWFSEAHDDSAVIDLDGWEVQRRCPHLKADLSKFGVVEGNNLTCNLHGWQWDLESGRCKTSKGHELRARKL is encoded by the coding sequence GTGCAGATCACCAGCGTCGGACACGCAGGCTTCCACATCCGAACCACGGCCGGGACGATCCTGTGCGACCCATGGGTCAATCCCGCCTATTTCGCCTCGTGGTTCCCGTTCCCGGACAACACCCAGCTCGACTGGGAGTCGCTCGGCGATGTCGACTACCTGTACGTCTCCCATCTGCATCGCGACCACTTCGACGCCGCGCACCTGCGCAAGTACGTCAACAAGGACGCGACCATCCTGCTGCCCGACTACCCGGTGCCGGATCTGCGCCGTGAGCTCGAGGCACTGGGCTTCACCACGTTCTTCGAGACCCAGGACTCGGTCAAGCACACGGTGACCGGGCCCAAGGGTTCGCTCGACATCATGATCGTGGCGCTGCGCGCGCCCGCCGACGGGCCCATCGGCGACTCGGGCATCCTCGTCTCCGACGGCGAGACCACCTGTTTCAACATGAACGATGCCCGACCGGTGGACATGGACGTCATCCACGACGCGTTCGGCGACATCGACATCCACCTGCTGCAGTACTCGGGCGCCATCTGGTATCCGGCCGTCTACGACATCCCGGCCCGCACCAAGGCCAACTTCGGCAAGCAGAAGCGCCAGCGCGGCATGGACCGCGCTCGCTCCTACATCGAGCAGGTCGGCGCCACCTGGGTCGTCCCGTCGGCCGGTCCGCCGGTGTTCCTCGACGAAGAGCTGCGCTACCTCAACGACGACCGCGGCGACGAGGGCAACATCTTCCCCGACCAGATGGTGTTCCTCGAGCAGATGGAGATCCACGGCAACGCCGGTGGCATCCTGATGATTCCCGGCTCGGTCGCCGATGTGCGCGGCAAGGACCTCGACCTGGCCCACCCCTTCGATCCCGACCGGATCTACGGCGACAAGGCCGCCTACATCGCCGAGATGGCCGAGCGTTTCGCGCCGGTGCTGGCCGCCGAGAAGGCGACCTGGGAGACCGGCGAGGGTTCACTGCTCGAGCCGCTGCGGGAACTGTTCGAGCCGATCATGAAGCAGAGCGCGCTGATCAGCGACGGCATCGGCTACCCGGTGGGCCTGGTGATCGGCGAGGAGACGGTGGTGCTGGACTTCCCGCACCGCACCGTGCGCGCGCCGATCGAAGGCGAGGGCCGCTACCGCTACGGCTTCCGGATCGCCCCCGAGCTGGTGCGCACCGTACTGCGCGACAACGAGCCGGACTGGGTGAACACCATCTTCCTGTCCACCCGCTTCCAGGCGTGGCGCATCGGTGGCTACAACGAGTTCCTCTACACCTTCTTCAAGTGCCTCACCGACGAGCGCATCGCCTACGCCGACGGCTGGTTCTCCGAGGCGCACGACGATTCCGCCGTCATCGACCTCGACGGCTGGGAAGTTCAGCGACGCTGTCCGCACCTGAAGGCCGATCTGTCGAAATTCGGTGTGGTGGAAGGCAACAACCTCACCTGCAACCTGCACGGCTGGCAGTGGGATCTGGAATCGGGTCGCTGCAAGACGTCGAAGGGTCACGAGCTGCGGGCCCGCAAGCTCTGA
- a CDS encoding Gfo/Idh/MocA family oxidoreductase, with amino-acid sequence MDELGVAIVGYGLAGSVFHAPLIAADPRLRVASVVTSSRERALQAQAEHPGVRVWATAEEMFAEDEDVDLAVIAAPNRMHAELATKALAAGLPVVVDKPFAVTAAEAEAVVEAAERADLPLSVFQNRRWDNDFLTVRGLMDAGEFGEVRRFESRFERWRPVSKGGWREVGAAADGAGILFDLGSHLVDQAVALFGPVTEVYAELDRRRPDVQADDDAFIALTHASGTRSQLWMSAVAPQLGPRLRVLGSENGYSVYGLDPQEADLRAGRRPDDGKPWGTVSADSWGTFGAGEDLRTIPTVPGDYPAFYAGMAATLLDGAPVPVDPRDAVETLRILEYARHVAGSAES; translated from the coding sequence ATGGATGAGCTCGGGGTTGCGATCGTCGGGTACGGGCTGGCCGGGTCGGTGTTCCACGCGCCGTTGATCGCGGCGGATCCGCGGTTGCGGGTCGCGTCGGTGGTCACCTCGTCGCGGGAGCGGGCCTTGCAGGCGCAAGCCGAGCATCCCGGGGTACGGGTGTGGGCGACGGCCGAGGAGATGTTCGCCGAGGACGAGGATGTCGATCTCGCGGTGATCGCCGCGCCCAACCGCATGCACGCGGAGCTGGCCACGAAGGCGTTGGCGGCCGGGCTGCCGGTGGTCGTCGACAAGCCGTTCGCGGTGACGGCCGCCGAAGCCGAAGCGGTGGTCGAGGCCGCCGAGCGGGCGGATCTGCCGCTGAGCGTGTTCCAGAATCGCCGCTGGGACAACGATTTCCTGACCGTGCGTGGGCTGATGGACGCGGGTGAATTCGGTGAGGTCCGCAGGTTCGAGTCCCGGTTCGAGCGCTGGCGGCCGGTGTCCAAGGGCGGCTGGCGCGAGGTGGGCGCCGCCGCGGACGGGGCGGGGATTCTGTTCGACCTGGGCAGCCACCTGGTCGACCAGGCAGTGGCGCTGTTCGGTCCCGTCACCGAGGTCTACGCCGAGCTCGATCGCCGCCGCCCGGACGTCCAGGCCGACGACGACGCCTTCATCGCCCTCACCCACGCCTCCGGCACCCGGTCACAGCTGTGGATGAGTGCCGTTGCGCCACAACTGGGTCCGCGCCTGCGCGTGCTCGGCTCCGAGAACGGGTACTCCGTGTACGGCCTCGATCCCCAGGAAGCCGACCTGCGCGCGGGCCGCCGCCCCGACGACGGAAAGCCCTGGGGCACAGTCTCCGCCGACAGCTGGGGCACTTTCGGCGCGGGTGAGGACCTGCGCACCATTCCGACGGTCCCGGGCGACTACCCGGCCTTCTACGCGGGCATGGCGGCCACTCTTCTCGACGGTGCCCCGGTCCCCGTGGACCCCCGTGACGCGGTGGAAACCCTGCGCATTCTCGAATACGCGCGCCATGTCGCGGGTTCTGCCGAATCCTGA